The nucleotide window GTTTGCCGTTTTTCCGCATGCATAAGCCCGATTGAGGATATCCTCAGGGGCTCGTCATCGCGAACCACTAGTTTTACCTGATGTGCAATTCCCGTTATGGAAGTCCTTTCCTGGCACGAAGCCGTGCCTGCCTTTTCAACCGCCAAGGCGCGATCCATGAGTCGCGAACTTGCACCGGTTCGTCCAGTAACCCAGAGAGGAGTGTCGGGAGCTCCTGTTACCGAGCCACATCGGCGTATAGGTATCTCTGAAAACCGATGAACGTATCCCGGATCTTTGGTATGCCGCCAAGTTCGCGAGCGGCGTCACTAACAGCCCGGTACTTCAACTCAAGAAGCGGCGTCAGCTTGGATTGATCCAATTCTCCTACACCCTCCTTTATGTACTCGGCTAAGACGAAATCAAGGAACTCACGCAGCTTATGATCGCCATACTGTGCAAAGATAGTGCCTTTTCGAGTCTGCACGCGCTCCTCACGAGTGATCGGAGCAAGCGCGAACGCTATGTAGGCGAGTACGTCATATAGGTCGCTCTTCTCGGCGTCGATTAAGCGTCGAATCTCCGCAAGCTGCGCGTCTCCGAAGCCCTTCTCTGCTAACCCATCTAGCAGTGCTTTCCTCGTGCCAGGCTCGCTCCAGAGGGCTCTCAACTCATCCTCGTTTTTGAAGAGCGCGGGAAGCTCACCGAATAGACGCTCGATAAATTGCGCCGCAGACATGGGTTTGCCGTCAGCGCTCCAGAAACTGGTAGCCATCATGTGCTGGATCGTGCGTTCCTTGCCGTCAGCGAGTTTGATCTTCAGCTTCTGCTGACGGTTCGGCTCCTCGTCGCCGCCATCGTCGTCACGTGGCGCGGGCTCTTCTTCATCGCCTCTCGGTGGACGCGGTCGGGTTTCCTGCGGTTCTACCGGTTCTCCATCCCACTCCGGATCGTTGAAATGCTGGTAAGCCTTCACGAAGTCGTAAATCGTGAAATAGTCCTTCCCTTCATACAGACGCGTCCCGCGGCCGATGATCTGCTTGAACTCGATCATCGAATTGACTGGTCGCATCAGAACGATATTGCGTATGTTGCGGGCATCGACGCCGGTTGAAAGCTTTTGAGACGTCGTCAGAATGGTCGGGATCGTCTTGTCGTTGTCTTGGAAATCCCGTAGGTGCTGATCGCCAAGCGCCCCATCTTCGGCAGTGACCCGCACGCAATAATTCGGGTCCTTGCTCTTCTTCATCTGGTTGATGAGATCACGCACCATCAGGGCATGCGCCTGTGTCGCGCAAAAGACGAGCGTCTTTTGACTTTGATCAATCTGATCCAGGAATAGCTTCACGCGATACTTTTCGCGCTCGGGTATGACGATCACTTTGTTGAAGTCGCTCTCAACATACCGCTTGCCCAGGACCACCTCACCCTCGACGATTGCATCGTCCGGGGTGTATGTATAGTCGTCCATCGTTGTGGCGATCTGCTTGACTTTAAACGGGGTCAAGAATCCGTCATTGATCCCTTCACGCAGCGAATAGGTATAGATCGGTTCTCCGAAGTACTTGTACGTATCGGCATTCGCTTTGCGCTTAGGCGTCGCGGTCAGCCCGAGCTGCACAGCAGGCTTGAAATACGTAAGAATTTCTCTCCACGTGCTTTCGTCGTTCGCACCGCCACGATGGCACTCATCGATGATGATGAAGTCGAAGAAGTCCGGCGGATAGTCGCCAAAGTTAGGGGCCGGATTCCCATCAGAATCCGTGCCTGACATGAACGTTTGAAAAATCGTGAAGAAAACACTGCCGTTCTTTGGAACTCGCCCGTGCTTCCGAATAATCTCCGGATCGATACGGACTAGCGCCTTGTCTTCGAACGCAGCGAACGAGTTGAAATCGTTGAAGGCCTGATTGGCCAGCCCATTTCGATCAGCCAGGAACAGAATACGCGGGCGCCGTGTCGGTTCGCCCGTTAGATTCCAACGGGCTTCAAACAATTTCCACGCGATCTGGAATGCAATCGACGTCTTCCCCGTCCCGGTAGCCAGCGTCAAGAGCATCCGCTGCGATCCGGTGGCGATTCGCTCCAAGACCCGCTCTACAGCGATTTGCTGGTAATACCGGATTTCCCAGCTTCCGCCCTTGTCCGGGTACGGCACCCCGGCGAACCGGTCTCGCCAACCGTTTTGCTGCTCGTACGTCCGATTCCACAGCTCATCCGGACTTGGGAACGCAGGCACCTCGCCTTCGCCTCCCTCCCGCATATCAATTGCATAGATAGCCTTGCCGTTTGACGAGTACGCAAACCGGATCGACAGCTTGCCTGCATAATCCTTTGCTTGGCCGACTCCCTCGGTCAACTCCTCGTCCCACGCCTTTGCTTCTACGACGGCGAGCCTATGACTGCGGTACTCCAAGACATAATCGGCCTTCAGCGCCTTGCCACGCTTGCCATGCCCCTCTATTCGGCCCGGCGTGATGAAGAACTCTCGCCGGATGCGGCTTCCTGCAATCACGCCCCAACCCGCAGTCTTCAACGCTGGATCAATATGTTCAGCTCTAGTTTCGGCTTCGTTCATAAGATTGTTCTACAGGTTTCCAGCGAACGCTTGGTGCAGCAATGACTTCTTCAGCGCCTCCAGAGCGGCCAGCTTTTGCTCGTAAATGTCTTCGAGATGTTGGGTCTCTTCGCTGAGTGCGTCCAATTTCGCAACGATTAGCTTCTGCTCACTCACTGAAGGGAATGGAAATCGCTCGTGCTCAAACGTACCCATATTGATGTTGGCCTGGGCACTTCCCTTCCCCAAGGCCTGGAGACGCGCTTTGAATGCCTGCAAAACGTATTCCACATAACCGACTTCCGCCTCTCTCGGATTTGGTACGACACCGATTACACTGTCAGGGAAACACGCATCGAAACTGAGTATCGCTGTCTCAGCGATGTTAGCAGCAATCGTTATGCAAATTGTTCCCTTTGGCCATAGCTTGCTTTGCGCAAGGCCAGCCTCGCTGTAGGTTTGGGTATACTCGGTGATGTAATGTTCGGCATTTCGAATATCGCCGGTTTGAATAAATGGGTATTTGCCGCCATAAAGATGTGGTGCATTTCGCGGGCGGTGCTTTGATTTACCGCGGCCGAAGGTTGTCGCGACCTCCTCCAACGTCTTCTCTTTCCATCCGTCGCCACGCTGAGTGAAAATGGATTGAAGCTGGCTATTGAAGATAGCCCGGGCATTTTGAAGGTTCTTCTCAGCGTTAGCTGCGGCAGTAGCAAGCCCTGCAAATGCCTCATCTAGTGAGCCGATTATCCGCTTCTGCTCATCCAGCGGCGGCATGACGAGTTCGAAGTTCGCAAGGGTCGAACCGGACACATTCGGAAACGTTGCGCCTGTACCCTTGCCATGAATTTCGTCTCGCCTCGAACTGACGAAGTAGTTCACCCACGGCTGATATTCGTGCGCCCGGATCGCGGCAACACCTCGCCCGACGCAAGCATCAAATCCCGCAATGTTCATTCTCCCCGTGGTCGATCCCCGAACACACAAGATCAGGTCGCCCTTCTTACAAAGCTTCGTTGGTTGCGTGGTGAACTTCGACCGAATCGTCTCACCGAAAGATTCATCGCTGAACTCGACCGGACCATTTATAAGCGGCACTCCTGCCCCTGTTGTGTTGTAACTATCACCATCGGGGCTCTGACCCATGATGATCTCACAGACGTCCCCAAGGCGTTTAATTGGCCATCCTTTCGTCATAGCAGCGCCTTGACGCTCTCAAGCACCTCCGCGCTCTCGGCGTCCAGCGCGGCGATTTCTTCCAGTATTTCCGTCGGGCTCCGGTGCGTCATTTCCTCGCCGCCATTCGGGTTCTTCACTGAGAGATCAAAGGTAGTCTGGTCAATTATCCTAGCGTCGACGCTCCAGCTCTTGGGTGAGTCGGTAAAGGCTGTTTGCAGCTCAACAAATTCGGCGAGATCCGCGTCGTTGAGCGGGTTGGTCTTTCCGAGATTTCGGCCGGGGTCGAGCCGGTAAAACCAGACCTTGCGGGTGGGCGCGCCTTTCTCAAAGAAGAGCACCACAGTCTTCACGCCAGCGCCCTGGAACGTGCCGCCGGGGCAGTCGAGCACGGTGTGCAGGTTGCAGCTTTCCAGAAGGAGCTTGCGCAGGCTGACGGAGGCGTTGTCGGTATTGCTGAGGAAGGTGTTCTTGATAACGATGCCGCCCCGTCCCCCGGCTTTTAACATCTTGATGAAGTGCTGGAGAAAGAGGAACGCGGTTTCACCGGTACGGATAGGAAAGTTCTGCTGGACTTCCTTGCGCTCTTTCCCGCCGAACGGGGGATTGGCTAGGACGACGTCGTAACGATCTTTATCTTGAACGTCGGCAAGGTTTTCCGAAAGCGTATTCGTGTGAATGATATTCGGTGCCTCGATCCCGTGCAGGATCATGTTCATGATGGCGATAACGTAGGCGAGCGACTTCTTTTCTTTGCCGTAAAAGGTTTTCGTTTGCAGGGTGTTCAGTTGGCTGGTGCTCAGCTTCCCCTTAATCAGATAGTCGTGTGCTTCACACAAAAAGCCTGCCGAACCAACCGCACCGTCATAGATACGCTCTCCGATCCTTGGCTTTACGACTTGGATAATGGCGCGAATGAGGGGCCGGGGAGTGTAATACTCGCCGCCGTTGCGGCCAGCATTCCCCATCCTTTTGATCTTCTCTTCGTAAAGATGGGATAGCTCGTGTTTTTCTTGCTGTGATTGAAAGTGAAGTTCATCAACCAGTTCGAGCGCGTCTCGTAAGCTGTAACCGCTCTGGAACTTATTTTTTATCTCTCCAAAGATTTCCCCGATCTTATATTCGATCGTATCCGGGCCTTCAGCGCGCTGTTTGAAGCCGTGGAGGTACGGGAAAAGCTTGCCGTTGACGTATTCTATTAGATCGTCGCCCGTTAGCGCCTTGTCATGATCAAGAGATGCATCAGCCTTCTTGGGCGCAGCCCAAACGGACCACTGATGCTCCTTATCAATGATGAACTTGTACGGCTTTCCTTCAAGCTCGGCCTTGAGCGCACGTTCCTGCTCAAGATCATCGAGATACTTGAGAAACAGCATCCATGAGGACTGTTCTGTGTAGTCCAGCTCGGTTGTGCAACCCGCCTCCTTCCAGAGCACATCATCGAGATTCTTGAATGTCTGCTCGAAGCGAGAACCGCCCCACGAGCGCGTGATTTCCAGCATCCGCTTCTCCCCCCGACCAACCTGAGTCATAATGATTCAGATTAGCATACGATAGTTATTTGTTCGTCCAGTGTGCAACTTTTGCCGGACTCCGTTACCATCCCAGCTTCTGCGATACCTTTGCCTTCTTGCGCGTCGCTCGCGCGTCCGTAGCCGTCCTGCGCGCTATCCTTAGGGCCGCTTCGAGTACGTCGAACTCCTTTCGAAGAGCCTTAAGATCGTCGAGATCTGGCGGGTCCTCTCGCCTTTGATCGCTGCGATTGTGAGCGAGGATAACCTCAGACAGTCGGCCATGTAGTTCAACAATTTGCAACGCAAGTGACTGATCAAAAATCACCTCCTCAAGGTTCATGACCTTGATGTGGTCGTCATACCTTTGAATCGTTCCCGCGAAAAGAATTTCCTCAATCATGGCTTCAGTCGCACTCCGCAGATAGTCGAAGGCTGCTCCGAGCGCCCGTTCTTGCTCCTTAGCGCCGAGTGAGGAGAAATCTCTCACGGCTTCCTGAGCGTCGTTCTTTAGTTTCGTTAATGAGGCGAGGCGCGGGCTCGTATCGTCTTCGACTTTCCCAGGGACGCCATCGATCTTGCGCATCCAGTGTGCGATAGCCGGAATGGAATTGCGCTCCGCGTGCTTCACGAGCTGGCTCATAAAAACGATGTCGTGCGTGAACACAACGACTTGACGTTCACCTGCTTCTACAGCTAACCGCCTTGCTATTTTATCCTTCCGTTCATGGTCGAGCGAAGTGACGGGATCGTCGAAGATGATTCCGCAGTTGTTCTTATCGAGTTGGATCTCGGTCAGAAAGTCAGCCAACGAGCAGGCATTCTGCTCACCCTCGCTGAGGATTTCACTGGGGTTGTATTCTTCCGCAAAATCGAGCCGAAATTCCTTTACGGTGTTGCCTTGCTCTCCGCTTGTGCGCATGACGAGATTGAAGTTGCAATCTAGCCGACCAAGCTCTTGATTGAAAATGCCCTTATAGTTCCGAGCCACTCCAACCAAGAAGGACTCGGTGCGCTTCTTGGTAGTGGCCATCTTGATTCCTGCGAAACCAGCCTTGTTTGCTTTGGCCGACCACTGCAAGTAGGATAGGTATTCAAGAGCAGCCCCTTTTACCGACGCCACCTTCTTCTTGTCTTTAAGCCCATTAAGTTGGGCCGTCAGCCGTTCAATCTCTGCCGTAGGATCGACTAAGTGTTCTCCTTCGGCCGCCTTGCACTCAATGCGAAGCTCGATCTTCGACAAGTCGACCTTGGGAACGCCCTTCATGTCGACCTTCCGTAGTGTGTCGATCTTTGCTTCCCAATCGATGGTAACGGCTGCAAGCGCTTGGAACTGAACCTTCAGCCGCGCAAGGTAGGCCGCATCCTCTTCGATGAGGACCTTTACGCCCGCGTCCGTATCAAGGAACTTTGGATGCAGCGCCTTCGATGATCGAAGATCCTGCAGTAGGACCGTTTGGCGACGCTCCAGAAGGGCTAGTTCACTCTCTGCTTTGCTCTCCAGGAACTGCCAGTACTTCACAAAAAGGGCTTGCGCTTCAAGCGTCAGTTTCTGATGGCACAAAGGACAATGTGCGAGGTCCTTGCCATTGTCGGCCGCTACTTCAGCGGCACGAAGCTCCTTTGCAGCGACGATCAGAGCCCTCCATTCCGGGCTGCCAATTGTCTGGAGGAGCCCGTCGTCGAAACTGCTTACACTTAGGCTTTCTACAAGTCTTCTCTTCTCAGTGATATCAGTTAGGAGCTGATTGACTTCTCGCTCCTTGGCGATGGTGAAACGGTCGACCACAGCCTGCAGTGTCGCCTTGAGCGCTGAAAGATTCTGGCGGTCGTTCAAAAGTTGTTTCTTCTTTTTGGGGACGTCGAGTTTTCGCTTTTCGTCAATTTGCTTCTGCAAATCTGCCATCGTGCGCACGTCGAGCTCGGGATCGAAGCTCGCATGCGCAAGTAAATCGGCTTCGTTTGTCGCGGCCGACATACCTTTGCAAAAGATCGCCGTCGTTGACGTGTCGTTGTCGAAGAACGTCCAACTGAAAGGATTGTCCTTCCTTTTCTCATGACGCTCGTTCGTAAGCCGCTCCTCCAGCTTCGCAATGGTATCCGCGACCTTGTCAAAGATTTTTATTTGCGCCGGAGTAAAGTTGACATGATTAGATTGATCTAAGTGGATAAGCACGCTCTCGGCATCGAAAACGGCGAAGCGCTTGAGTTCGTCAATATCGTCGCCGAGCGAGTACTTGATTTCCGCCGGTGACGCGTCTTCGGCCTGAATTACAAAAGTCGCCCCAGCTTGCCCGGCCTCATCCAGGCGCACGTTCGGGAGAACGTCGCGCTCACCGCGAGAGAAGCATGCGTTGCAGAGCAGGCGGCCAATGCCGCTCTTTCCGCTTCCATTAGCGCCGTAGATTAGGGTGAGGTTTGGGCCGACCTTGATGGAGCATTCTTGCGAAATTGCGTTTACATCCACGAAATCTCTTATCTCGATCAACTTGATTTTATCGGCACCAATAGAGGGCTCACCGATTGAGCCGATTTCATTCTTGAAAGAAATCGATGGCCGTTGGTCAGAATCCGAAAGGGGGGCAATAATCCCGAGATGTTCTGAAAGGTAGGCGTAGCACTGGTCAACATCTTCCTTGCTCAAAACCTCCTTCTCGAGATTGAGCTTCCAAACGTACTGTTCCCAAAAGGGCTTTGCGTTCAGCCATGCTTCCAAACTCTCAATAGATGCGTTGCTCTCAATCATTAAACTTTCGCCCCGAATCCCCATACAACCGAAAGTATAGACGTTTCGACACGGTGCCGCTACTCAAGGTTTTCGCGGGGGAGCGTCAAGGGTAGCCCCGCAAAGAAGGTGTGCACGTCTGATTCCCTTTTCTTTGGTCGGCCAAATGAATTTCCAGAGTGCTCCTCTCAAGAAAAACCCTCGCTTTGAAGCGAGGGTGTGGACAAAAAGAACGTCCGAGGTACATCCGCTCTGTTCGGGCGCATGACAGCGTCACGCTGTCCGTCAGGCCTTCCGAAGCTCCCCACAACAGTGCTTCTCCTGCTGAAGCATCGATCTGTCGCGCCTAGGCGGGAGGCGGTCTCTTCTTAGTATTCTTCGGCAAGCATGATCGTGAGGACACGCGTAGTCTTTTCGGGATCGGCTGGGTCTTCAGACCCGAACTCACAGAGCACGTCGTAGTAGTCGATCTTCCAAAAGAACTTCGCACCCGCGACTTCAAAGCTACCAAAGTCGTGCTCATCATGCGGATCATTGTCCGCATTGAAATCCGCAAAGCTCTGAACCTGGATCATCGCGCGAGCTTTCACGTCTAATGGCAGACTTGCCACGCCTGAGGTTATGACAACTTTGCCGCCCAGAAAGGTCGCGCGAAAGAAGTCGTTGAGTACTCGAATGCGACGCAACGTGACGGCGGTGGCGATATTATTCATCGTCGCCCTCCGAGGCATCCTCGCTCTTGTATGGCGACATGTGACGCGCACCGCAGTGCGGACAATCGTCGTCGCACTGTGCGGACCAAACGTCCGTCCACTCGCGACCGCATTCTGCGCAATGGTAGAAGTTTCGGACTTGCATGGCCGGTCTCTTAGATCAGACCGGCCAGCACAAATACGGATACAACGGTGTTGCCCCCACACGCCTCGCAGACCCCCTGGTCTTGGTCTGGCTCTACCTTGGCGGTGTGGTTACATCCCTCAGTCACGCAGATGGCGGGACACACAGTGTCCGCGATCGCTATCAGCAGCAGATCGTCAAGACTCTCGACGCCCTGAAGGTCGCAAAGCTTCATTAGCTTTGCCGCCTTGTGGGAAAGAGCAATGGTGGACATGTTCTTCTCCTTATCACCGTCAGCCCGAACCATTCGGGTGCCGGATAGCAAGGCGGAGCTGCTTGCGGACTTACCAGCGCAGCTGCTCCGCCTCGCTACCGACCCCGAACGGGAGCCGCCGAAAGAACATGTCCGAGCGGAATACTGCCTGTAAGCGGTCAGTGAGGGCAGACGTGAGGTTAAGCCAAGTTGGCAAATACTATTGGGTGCGCGGAGGCAAGCTAGCAGGGTCAAGTATGACGGCGCTGAATGGCTTTGACGGCGTCCCGTCAATCATAAGCTTGAGATAGATGCGATAATTCGGCAGCTGCAAAAGATCAATCTCCTCGAACCTCTCGTGGAATTCGCGGACAAGATATGGGGCATCTTCGACGCCGACTTGAAATGAGAAGATCGAACCGGCATTGCCCAGGACCGCATGGCGATGATTGGCGCTCTTGAAATAACGCGCGTGCTGGGCGGCTTGGATGTGGCCGCTTAGGCGGCCAAACCGAGTGTTTCATCGAATCGCGCAAAAGTCCTTTCCGCCAAGCGTTTCGAGGTATCCTGCCCACGCATTCTGTGGAAGTCCCATCTGACACGTTAAAAGCAAGTCGGATCGTGATTTATAATTGCTAGTGCTCTGGCCTTCGGGTGCCACGCTTCCCCCTTGTCTTGAGGTCCAATGACGAACGCAGCATTGCAGGTTTTGCTCAAAGGTGACCCGCGTTTCAGGACGGCGAGGTGAGGAAGGTCGTGGAACCGGTAGAGTAAGTGTCGATGTTGCTTTGTTCTTATCGGCCTCGACGTTCTCGTCCGTCGTATTACACGTGGCCCAGTACACGCGTTCGCCTAGCCGATCGCCCCACTTCATTTCGCAGCCATCACCAAGCGCGACACTCGATACAGCAGGGATACGGTCGGCTGTCGCTGCGCAGTACTTCAGTACAAGATACTCAGCATTTCGCTTCAGAAGCTCTTCAGAGATAAGGCCAGATTTCTGTTTCTCGACGAGTTCTTTGATTGTGAGAGGAATGGGATGAATGCAGATGAGATCGGCCTTGCTGGCGCCAGAGCACAATGCGCCACCAAGATAGATTCCGGCGCTTACTATCATCTGAACACTTCGCATAGCCATTTCTCCGCGAACGGCGTTCGATGAAAGTCAGCCTGTGGTCGGAATGCCAATCATTCATTTGCATTCAACGGAAATAATACTCTAGCATGAGATTGATCACGACGGCCTTCGAAATACTCTATGGCTCTCACCTCTTTGCCTCGTCCGCTGTCAAAAACGCCGATTTCGACAGCGTCCTTCATCCACGAACAAAGGATGGCTGACGATTCGCCTGGCAGGAGATCGTTTGACGTTTCGCCTATCGTTCGACATGTGCCGACAAACTCACCGACGTAATAACCTGTCGTCGGGGTTTGGAGAGCGACGGACGTGAGAGGCGCCTGGTCGGCTGCTCTAGCGCCTACGGACTGGATGTCCCACTGAATTGTTGACAACATTGTGGGCTGTCCCCGATGCGCTACCAACAAAACGATAGCAATAATTCCCACAGCAAGTACAAGTAGCCAACGCAACAGCATTAGCTACATTATATCACGTCTCATTTGGCAACCGGCGCGATCCAAAGATTAGGCCGCTATTGCGGTTTTGGTGTCCAGATCTCACAATACTCAAAATCACCCCTTCTCAGCGTGCGATGCCCAGCGCCACACGGGTTCGTGGGAACTACGGTTGGCTGCTCATTCTGCTTGGCGGAAGACGCAGGCTGCGTTGTTGGTTGTTGCGCCCCGGTCTGCACGGCGGGCGGCGCAGGCTTAGCCGTTGGCTGTTGCTGCCCACTCTGCTCGGCGGGTGCCGCAGGCTTAACTGTTGACTGCCACGGAGATTGTTTAGCCATAGGATGGGTGCCGAACACGTCAACCGAAGGCTTCGGTAGCTCTGACGCTGGCACCGGTTTGCCAACATAAGGATCGTTGAATAATTTCTCTATGCCATATGATGTTGGCAGCGTTTGAACGTTTCGTTGCTGAACCGCTGAACTTAGGGATTGATCGCCAGTTATTTTTGGAGCGTACGAGGAAAGATAGCCTCCCCCTCCAACAAAAAACTTCATAAGCAAGCTGCTGTTCGACGACGGTTGTTCTGGGACGCATTGATTTTTGACGCAGCTCAAGCCTGCAGTGCAGTAACCTGATCCGCAGGGAGCTGCCCCTATGGGTAGGCAACCATTTCGGGTGCACTTATTTCCAGAAGGGCAAGCGAATCTTCCGCAGTCGACGGCATCACTCATTATGCACGTGCCGTTTCGGGCGCACTTTGTCCCCGCCTGACAATATCCAGCACCACATCGTGTGCTACCAGGTGGAATTTGTGTTTGTTGTCGGTTTTGTTGCTGGCACCCAGAATTTAGGCCAGCAAATGAGCCATCCGGGCACTGGCACATCGTACCCCCGCCGCCGGCCACCGGGGTGCTGCCAGCAGGACACTGAAACTGAGCCAAGCTCCAATCTATCCCTGCAAATACAAGGAGAGCAGCGATCGGCAAGACACGCAGAAAGAAACGACGCGTCAGTCGCATCACTAGCCTCGTACCCTTGGCCGCGACGGTAGCATTTGTAGCACGTGATAAGCTAACCCGAAAGGGTCAGCGCGCTCCTTGATACTGTGTCCATGGGCTTGACCTAAGGGTGCCGAACGGATTCCTCAACCATGAGCGCAGACGTGAGGTTACGCCAAATTGGCAAATACTATTGGGTGCGCGGAGGCGAGCTAGCAGGGTCAAGTGTGACGGCGCTGAATGGCTTTGACGGCGTTCCATCGATCATAAGCTTCAGGTAGACGCGGTAATTCGGCAGCTGCAGAAGATCCACCTCCTCGAACTTCCCGTGAAATTCACGAGCGAGGTACGGAGCGTCCTCGACGCCAAGTCGGAATGAGATGATGGACCCCGCGTTGCCCAAAACTGCATGGCGCACGTCAGGTTCAAGCTGGTTTAGATATTGGTGGGCTACCGTGAAGCCAACGCGGTACTTGCGGAGCTCTGAGAGCATGTTCGCCAAAGCCAGAGTGGTAAAGCTCTGGAACTCGTCGATGTAGACGAAGAAGTCCCGACGCTCAGCTGCGGGGCTGTCTGCTCGACTGAACGCGGCAAGCCCGATTGTCGTGACGAGCAGTCCACCGAGCAAAGAGGAGCTATCTTCGCCGATGTGTCCCTTGGCCAGGTTCACGAGGAGAACTTGGCCTTGGTCCATGATCCGGCGGATGTGCAAGTCTCTTGCTGGTGCCGTTAGTATCCGGTCGAGCAGTGGGTCCGCCAGAAAGGCTCCGACCTTGTTTTGGATCGGTGCGGTGCCGTCGGCACGATAGCCGAACGAGAACCGCTCAAATTCCTTGAGTAGGAACGTCCGGACAGTCTCGTTGCGGAGCGAATGCGCTATTCTCTTGCGATACCCGTTGTCGGAGAAGACACGCAATACGTCGTGGAGCGTCGCGTCGGGCTGCTCCAAGAGGGCCATAAGGACGTTGCGCAGAATATGCTCCATGCGCACGCCCCATGCGTCCGGCCACATTTTCTTAAATACATCCATCATGCCGGAAGCGGCGAGGGCGATCCGATCTTCGCTGACGTGACGCAGAGGGTTGTACCCATACGGCTGGGTTGGGTCAGTCGCGTCCAGATAGATCAACCTATCCCTATGCGACGCCGGGACGTGTGCAGCAACCCGACTGACAAGATCTCCGTGCGGATCAATAAGCGCAAAGCCATTCCCGCGTTCCAAATCCTGAAGCGCCATAGTTTCAATCAGGGTGGATTTGCCAGTGCCGGTCTTCCCAATGACGTAGATATGCAAAAAGCGATCTTCGTCCTTGATGCCAAAGACGCGATCATCGCTGCGGAAGTCGACACTGGCAAAACGTAAGACGTGACCTGAGTCCATATCAGGTGAGCACTATCTCTTTGATCGGTCACACACACGAGGATTGGAGTTTTGCCGTAAGGACGGCATCCGCACCCGATTATGCCGGATGGCCCCCGCTTCTATTGTGTGTTGGATGAAGTCGTCGCTGTGCCTGTAGAAGTAGTTGTCGGCGAATTGGTCTCGGCGGGATCGGACGTTGTTGTGATTGTCGAAGAGTTGTCGGGCGGAGTGCCTGACGCAGAAGTGGACTCGCCGGACACTGCAGGCGTTGAGGTCGAACTGACGAATGGAGGTCGTTTCTCAATATACGAACCATTCGGTTGCATCGCATATTGGCCTTCTTCAAGATCGCCGCTGGAAGTATCATACAAATAACTGCCGGTCGAATGCACCCACGTGAGACCCTCATGCGTCGGAATTGGCGCATTCGGTTCGGCTATATGAGCGTGGATCTCGGGATCTCCGGGATACGATGTAACGGTCGCACCGTCCGTAAAGTAATCTGTGTACTTCGTGCCGATGATGTGGACTTCCGTCAGGCCTTCAGGCGGAGGCTCCACGAGCGTTTCCGAAGCCGCCTCTGGAGATGATGCTGGCGTTGCAATTATGTCTGCATCGTCAGACGGAAGTTCTTCGGTGGCATCGGGCGCGGTGCCAGCGACCGTTTCTGCAGGAGCTTCCTCCGCAGTTGCTGGCTCAGAGGTGATCGCGACAGTTTCAGTGGAT belongs to Bradyrhizobium icense and includes:
- a CDS encoding DUF3768 domain-containing protein, with the protein product MNNIATAVTLRRIRVLNDFFRATFLGGKVVITSGVASLPLDVKARAMIQVQSFADFNADNDPHDEHDFGSFEVAGAKFFWKIDYYDVLCEFGSEDPADPEKTTRVLTIMLAEEY
- a CDS encoding type IV secretory system conjugative DNA transfer family protein; this encodes MDSGHVLRFASVDFRSDDRVFGIKDEDRFLHIYVIGKTGTGKSTLIETMALQDLERGNGFALIDPHGDLVSRVAAHVPASHRDRLIYLDATDPTQPYGYNPLRHVSEDRIALAASGMMDVFKKMWPDAWGVRMEHILRNVLMALLEQPDATLHDVLRVFSDNGYRKRIAHSLRNETVRTFLLKEFERFSFGYRADGTAPIQNKVGAFLADPLLDRILTAPARDLHIRRIMDQGQVLLVNLAKGHIGEDSSSLLGGLLVTTIGLAAFSRADSPAAERRDFFVYIDEFQSFTTLALANMLSELRKYRVGFTVAHQYLNQLEPDVRHAVLGNAGSIISFRLGVEDAPYLAREFHGKFEEVDLLQLPNYRVYLKLMIDGTPSKPFSAVTLDPASSPPRTQ
- a CDS encoding AAA family ATPase, with the protein product MIESNASIESLEAWLNAKPFWEQYVWKLNLEKEVLSKEDVDQCYAYLSEHLGIIAPLSDSDQRPSISFKNEIGSIGEPSIGADKIKLIEIRDFVDVNAISQECSIKVGPNLTLIYGANGSGKSGIGRLLCNACFSRGERDVLPNVRLDEAGQAGATFVIQAEDASPAEIKYSLGDDIDELKRFAVFDAESVLIHLDQSNHVNFTPAQIKIFDKVADTIAKLEERLTNERHEKRKDNPFSWTFFDNDTSTTAIFCKGMSAATNEADLLAHASFDPELDVRTMADLQKQIDEKRKLDVPKKKKQLLNDRQNLSALKATLQAVVDRFTIAKEREVNQLLTDITEKRRLVESLSVSSFDDGLLQTIGSPEWRALIVAAKELRAAEVAADNGKDLAHCPLCHQKLTLEAQALFVKYWQFLESKAESELALLERRQTVLLQDLRSSKALHPKFLDTDAGVKVLIEEDAAYLARLKVQFQALAAVTIDWEAKIDTLRKVDMKGVPKVDLSKIELRIECKAAEGEHLVDPTAEIERLTAQLNGLKDKKKVASVKGAALEYLSYLQWSAKANKAGFAGIKMATTKKRTESFLVGVARNYKGIFNQELGRLDCNFNLVMRTSGEQGNTVKEFRLDFAEEYNPSEILSEGEQNACSLADFLTEIQLDKNNCGIIFDDPVTSLDHERKDKIARRLAVEAGERQVVVFTHDIVFMSQLVKHAERNSIPAIAHWMRKIDGVPGKVEDDTSPRLASLTKLKNDAQEAVRDFSSLGAKEQERALGAAFDYLRSATEAMIEEILFAGTIQRYDDHIKVMNLEEVIFDQSLALQIVELHGRLSEVILAHNRSDQRREDPPDLDDLKALRKEFDVLEAALRIARRTATDARATRKKAKVSQKLGW